The Sebastes umbrosus isolate fSebUmb1 chromosome 23, fSebUmb1.pri, whole genome shotgun sequence genome contains a region encoding:
- the pyroxd1 gene encoding pyridine nucleotide-disulfide oxidoreductase domain-containing protein 1 isoform X2, giving the protein MADRKEKTFRFVVVGGGIAGVTCVEQLSSQIPSADVALITAGPHIKAVTNYKQVSKTLEEFDVEERPSSFLEEKFPNLTVIHSAVKSLHTQSHSVETADGRVFGYEKLCICGGGRPKLLTQDNPYVLGIRDTDSAQDLQKRLSKAKRIVVVGNGGIALELVYEVEGCEVIWAVKDKAIGNTFFDAGAAQFLIPSLEADKPERAAPCKRTRYTTEEPAPGGSQTFTADRNARRRGSGPTEAGSALGPDWHEGLVLRGAEKVSRRVSVEYQCEMEKIFTSEELLNSPQQTLRPENGSWPVYIQLTNGKTFGCDFVVSATGVVPNTEPFLHGNNFALAGDGGLQVDNHMMTSEPDVYAAGDVCTACWERSPLWQQMRLWTQARQMGWYAGRCMAAHVLSEPIELDFCFELFSHITKFFNYKVVLLGKFNGQGLLGPDQELLVRCTKGREYVKVVLSGGRMVGAVLIGETDLEETFENLILNQMDLTPYGEELLNPDIDIEDYFD; this is encoded by the exons ATGGCAGATAGGAAAGAGAAAACATTCAGGTTTGTGGTCGTGGGAGGAGGCATCGCAGGTGTGACATGTGTTGAACAG CTGTCATCCCAGATCCCATCAGCTGACGTGGCTCTGATTACAGCAGGTCCACATATCAAGGCAGTGACCAACTATAAACAG GTGTCCAAGACACTGGAAGAGtttgatgtggaggagcgaccaTCCAGTTTTCTGGAGGAGAAGTTTCCCAACCTGACCGTCATCCACTCTGCTGTcaaatcacttcacacacagtcacat TCTGTGGAAACTGCAGACGGTCGTGTTTTTGGTTATGAGAAACTGTGTATCTGCGGCGGGGGCAGACCAAAGCTCCTAACCCAGGACAACCCTTACGTCCTGGGGATACGGGACACAGACAGCGCCCAG gaTTTACAGAAGCGGTTATCCAAAGCAAAGAGAATCGTTGTCGTTGGCAACGGAGGGATTGCCTTGGAATTAGT GTATGAGGTGGAGGGCTGCGAGGTGATCTGGGCCGTGAAGGACAAGGCCATAGGTAACACCTTCTTTGACGCCGGGGCGGCGCAGTTCCTCATCCCTTCACTGGAGGCGGACAAACCAGAAAGAGCTGCTCCCTGTAAGAGAACTCGCTACACCACAGAGGAACCAGCACCCGGAGGGTCCCAGACCTTCACAGCAG ATAGAAATGCACGAAGGCGTGGCTCTGGTCCTACGGAGGCTGGCAGCGCTCTCGGCCCAGACTGGCATGAAGGATTAGTTCTACGAGGAGCAGAGAAG GTGTCCCGCAGAGTTTCAGTGGAATACCAGTGTGAGATGGAAAAGATCTTCACCTCCGAGGAGCTGCTCAATTCCCCTCAGCAAACACTCAGACCAGAGAATG GATCCTGGCCCGTTTACATCCAGCTAACCAACGGCAAAACATTTGGCTGTGATTTTGTCGTCAGCGCCACCGGCGTCGTGCCAAACACTGAGCCATTTCTCCATGGCAACAAT TTTGCACTGGCAGGTGATGGCGGCCTGCAGGTAGATAACCACATGATGACGTCAGAGCCAGATGTGTATGCTGCAGGAGATGTGTGCACTGCATGCTGGGAACGCAGCCCACTGTGGCAGCAG ATGCGTTTGTGGACGCAGGCCCGTCAGATGGGCTGGTACGCCGGCCGCTGCATGGCGGCGCACGTCCTTTCAGAACCAATAGAACTGGACTTCTGCTTCGAACTCTTCTCACACATCACCAAGTTCTTCAACTACAAG GTGGTCCTGCTGGGGAAGTTTAACGGGCAGGGGCTGCTGGGGCCCGACCAGGAGCTGCTGGTACGCTGCACCAAAGGCCGGGAGTATGTCAAG gTGGTTCTCAGCGGAGGTAGGATGGTGGGGGCGGTGCTGATCGGGGAGACGGACCTGGAGGAGACCTTTGAGAACCTGATCCTCAACCAGATGGATCTGACCCCGTATGGAGAGGAGCTGCTCAACCCTGACATTGATATAGAGGACTACTTCGATTGA
- the pyroxd1 gene encoding pyridine nucleotide-disulfide oxidoreductase domain-containing protein 1 isoform X1 produces the protein MADRKEKTFRFVVVGGGIAGVTCVEQLSSQIPSADVALITAGPHIKAVTNYKQVSKTLEEFDVEERPSSFLEEKFPNLTVIHSAVKSLHTQSHSVETADGRVFGYEKLCICGGGRPKLLTQDNPYVLGIRDTDSAQDLQKRLSKAKRIVVVGNGGIALELVYEVEGCEVIWAVKDKAIGNTFFDAGAAQFLIPSLEADKPERAAPCKRTRYTTEEPAPGGSQTFTADRNARRRGSGPTEAGSALGPDWHEGLVLRGAEKVSRRVSVEYQCEMEKIFTSEELLNSPQQTLRPENVGSWPVYIQLTNGKTFGCDFVVSATGVVPNTEPFLHGNNFALAGDGGLQVDNHMMTSEPDVYAAGDVCTACWERSPLWQQMRLWTQARQMGWYAGRCMAAHVLSEPIELDFCFELFSHITKFFNYKVVLLGKFNGQGLLGPDQELLVRCTKGREYVKVVLSGGRMVGAVLIGETDLEETFENLILNQMDLTPYGEELLNPDIDIEDYFD, from the exons ATGGCAGATAGGAAAGAGAAAACATTCAGGTTTGTGGTCGTGGGAGGAGGCATCGCAGGTGTGACATGTGTTGAACAG CTGTCATCCCAGATCCCATCAGCTGACGTGGCTCTGATTACAGCAGGTCCACATATCAAGGCAGTGACCAACTATAAACAG GTGTCCAAGACACTGGAAGAGtttgatgtggaggagcgaccaTCCAGTTTTCTGGAGGAGAAGTTTCCCAACCTGACCGTCATCCACTCTGCTGTcaaatcacttcacacacagtcacat TCTGTGGAAACTGCAGACGGTCGTGTTTTTGGTTATGAGAAACTGTGTATCTGCGGCGGGGGCAGACCAAAGCTCCTAACCCAGGACAACCCTTACGTCCTGGGGATACGGGACACAGACAGCGCCCAG gaTTTACAGAAGCGGTTATCCAAAGCAAAGAGAATCGTTGTCGTTGGCAACGGAGGGATTGCCTTGGAATTAGT GTATGAGGTGGAGGGCTGCGAGGTGATCTGGGCCGTGAAGGACAAGGCCATAGGTAACACCTTCTTTGACGCCGGGGCGGCGCAGTTCCTCATCCCTTCACTGGAGGCGGACAAACCAGAAAGAGCTGCTCCCTGTAAGAGAACTCGCTACACCACAGAGGAACCAGCACCCGGAGGGTCCCAGACCTTCACAGCAG ATAGAAATGCACGAAGGCGTGGCTCTGGTCCTACGGAGGCTGGCAGCGCTCTCGGCCCAGACTGGCATGAAGGATTAGTTCTACGAGGAGCAGAGAAG GTGTCCCGCAGAGTTTCAGTGGAATACCAGTGTGAGATGGAAAAGATCTTCACCTCCGAGGAGCTGCTCAATTCCCCTCAGCAAACACTCAGACCAGAGAATG taGGATCCTGGCCCGTTTACATCCAGCTAACCAACGGCAAAACATTTGGCTGTGATTTTGTCGTCAGCGCCACCGGCGTCGTGCCAAACACTGAGCCATTTCTCCATGGCAACAAT TTTGCACTGGCAGGTGATGGCGGCCTGCAGGTAGATAACCACATGATGACGTCAGAGCCAGATGTGTATGCTGCAGGAGATGTGTGCACTGCATGCTGGGAACGCAGCCCACTGTGGCAGCAG ATGCGTTTGTGGACGCAGGCCCGTCAGATGGGCTGGTACGCCGGCCGCTGCATGGCGGCGCACGTCCTTTCAGAACCAATAGAACTGGACTTCTGCTTCGAACTCTTCTCACACATCACCAAGTTCTTCAACTACAAG GTGGTCCTGCTGGGGAAGTTTAACGGGCAGGGGCTGCTGGGGCCCGACCAGGAGCTGCTGGTACGCTGCACCAAAGGCCGGGAGTATGTCAAG gTGGTTCTCAGCGGAGGTAGGATGGTGGGGGCGGTGCTGATCGGGGAGACGGACCTGGAGGAGACCTTTGAGAACCTGATCCTCAACCAGATGGATCTGACCCCGTATGGAGAGGAGCTGCTCAACCCTGACATTGATATAGAGGACTACTTCGATTGA